A single genomic interval of Tursiops truncatus isolate mTurTru1 chromosome 1, mTurTru1.mat.Y, whole genome shotgun sequence harbors:
- the TAF13 gene encoding transcription initiation factor TFIID subunit 13 produces the protein MADEEEDPTFEEESEEIGGGAEGGQGKRKRLFSKELRCMMYGFGDDQNPYTESVDILEDLVIEFITEMTHKAMSIGRQGRVQVEDIVFLIRKDPRKFARVKDLLTMNEELKRARKAFDEANYGS, from the exons TTTgaggaagaaagtgaagaaattgGAGGAGGTGCAGAAGGTGGACAGGGTAAAAGAAAGAGACTTTTTTCTAAAGAAC TACGGTGTATGATGTATGGGTTTGGGGATGACCAGAATCCTTATACTGAGTCAGTAGATATTCTTGAAGACCTTGTCATAGAGTTCATCACTGAAATG ACTCACAAGGCAATGTCAATTGGAAGACAAGGTCGGGTACAAGTTGAAGATATCGTCTTCTTGATTCGAAAGGACCCAAGAAAGTTTGCTAGGGTTAAAGACTTGCTTACTATGAATGAAGAATTGAAACGAGCtagaaaagcatttgatgaaGCAAACTATGGATCTTGA